The sequence ATCGGAACCCCTTTCTTAACCTGGTGGATGCAGAAACACCCCGGAGAAGGGAGATCAGGCAACAAGACAACAAAGACTTTCTTCTATCCTATAGGTAGGGCTGCCATGTAGGCAAAGTAACCCAATTTACATATGGGGCCCCCTATCAGAATTGCGTAATGTCATAGTGTTACATTATAGCACGCGACGTATAACAAGCAAATCCATATGTGTGGCTttcatcacacacacatatatatatatatatatatatatatatatcctctacGACCGATAGAGATAAGCTCTGTTCATTTAAACCCGAGGGCCGCACATGGTCTATCCGTCTGTTCTTATTCTGCTGTAATTAGCCTCAATCTTCTTATTTTTTCCCACTGACTGGTAAAATGCGGGCTGGGGGGTGATCCTCGTTAACGGCATTAACCAACAGGATCTTCGTTAGTTAATGGAATTATTGTTTGTTAACGATATTTGTATCGTCGATAGCTGTGATTTCTTACTAATTGCCGACACAGCACTTTTTCTCCGAATGGAGTTTTGAACGTATGTAAGCGTTTATGTCACCGCACACGGACAATTAAGGCCCCCCTTAAGTATGGTTGTATCCAGAAATAATCCGCTTTAGGGCAGGTTCGGCAAAGGTCGGATTATCAGAtttataatgaataaatgtggAAGGATTGAGGGGGGAAATAAAGTCATTTAGCACAAATATCCCTTTGTACCCCCCAGGAGACACCTGTCCGGCAGGTAACATGTATCACGTTATCTCATTACCGAGGCGCCATCTATATATAAGAGTAAACTGTAACCATAGTAACCACGTGCGGAATTACACTGCGACACTGTGCCCATCGCAAGATGCTAACAAGCACCCAGTAAACCGTTTCCAAAAACCATAGCTTTGTAATTAAATTGGGATAATTAGCGTCGCTTTACTTTTATAAACATAATTACATCTTCATCCTCGGGTCCCCACGGAGTATGAGGCCGATACTCGCCTCATTTAAGTTCTATGGTGAGTGCGATTCTTTGTTTTCTTAGATAAAGTCGGTCGGGTTCCTCTCCGAATACTAATGTTTTTCGCTGTGTTTCTGCATGAGGACCCCCTGTAACAACAATACTATTTCGGAAATATCCTAAAATCTCGAAGAATGTACTCAAAAACGCATATTAGCTTATGACATCACTCGGGATGTTTTTTATTCTCCCCCGAGTTCATTGTCATGCAGGTAAATCTTGCTTGTTCATGTTGACACGTTGTATCACCGTATCAGGTGGAAGGGAAATGTATCGCGTCTCGGGGAATCTCCTTGGGTAACCTGAATAAGGAAAATCAATTTGTTTGCATGTTCTGGAGCGTATATTCATGCCAGCCGTGGAAGGGCTCTTTTGCTGAAAGGAAATTAAGTGGAAAATCAGGTTATTCTTCTCCGGTTGAGCTACGTTAACACGGATTTCAGTGTTCAGTTAAATGCCGAAAGGTTTCTGACTGCAACAGAGAGACATAAATCGTGTAGTAATACTGGgaatttgtacaaaatgtacatATTCCCCCAAATTACTCCAGATAGATAAACAAAAGCACCCTGCTTCCCTGCCACTAATACAAGTCCCATGTCCATCTACAGCACCATCTCCTTCTTTCTCTATATCTTATGTTTTTCTATACtgcattccctctagattgtaagcttgcgagccaagCCCTCTTTAACTTATGTAtccgtttgtcttagtctgttggTTCTGGTTTTGATAGACCATTTGAATGTATGGATTGCAAGAAGCACTGCGTTGGCATtataaagaggaggagaagaacaagaagaaaatgaagaaggagaagaaaatggagaaggaaaagagaatggaaaaggaaaataagaaggaggaggagaagagaatggaaaaggaaaagaagaaggaggaggagaagagaatggaaaagaagaagaagaaggaggaggagaagagaatggaaaagaaggaggaggagaagaagaagaagaagaaggaggaggaggagaaagaaaaggaggataagaaggagaagaaaatggagaaggaggagaagaaggaggagaaggataataataataataataataatattgataataataataataaaaagagaaaagaagaagaagaagaagaaggaggaggaggaggagaaggagaagaaggaggaggaggagaagaagaagaaggaagagaaaaagaagaagaagaagaagaagaagaagaaggaggaggagaaggataataataataataataataataagaagaagaagaagaagaagaagaagaaggaggaggagaagaagaaggaagagaaaaagaatAATAGGTTGTGTCATGTTTTCACATTTCTCTAGGTTAAAGAGGAATGGCCGCCTTCAGATGTTTCTACATACAAATTAATTTCTAAAAAGACCTATGGATTGTACGTTTCGTTTTCCAATCAATGTAATTTCTTTAGAGTTATTTAGTTTAAACGTTAGTGACTATTATATCTCGTGTCTAATCAAGTTTCTGGTGCTGAAGTTCTCTTCTTGCTCCTACCccatccttacaaaggctgtctgagcCAATCAACAGCCAGCAGTAACTTAATAAGGGAGAGATAACCTAACGGAAAACACtcagatcctgagaacaagaAGTTAGGATGACTACCCCTAGTTTTACCCGTAAGCTGGggtttaatacatacatattgctTATTTGAAGCCATAAACACCATTAAATGagtttatttagtatatagaaCGTAAAAAAGCTATGCTTTTGGAAACGCGACGGCTTTTATTTTGGTTAAATTACACCCAATTGTAAAAAAACCACGGTGAAAATAAACTTGCAACttccaaaatatatacacattaaataaaattgagTGCAAAAGGCGGAACGTATTTAATTTCAAGGTATATCGTcgtaaaaataacacaaattctAACAGACTgggtacaaaataatttatttctctTTCATTGCTGCGGCCGCAattatttgtgattttattaGATTGCATTTTAGAGTCTTTCAGTACAAACCAATTTAAGAACCCAACcataacaaacattttaaattattattttatttttttcgtcCTTTTATAAAGAAATTCCTTGTCCGTATCAAAAGCCTGACAAAGGGACTGCCGTAGAAGTGCTTTCCAATCCTGTTAAAGCTACACGACGAATAAAAATCGctcgatataaaaaaaatccgattctcaaaaagtattaaaattgtGATTTGCTCATTATTGTaaaagctgcttttttttttttacccattatGAAAAGATCTTGTTTATTTTTGCAGATATTGATAAATAGGAAGgcagataatatataaaaaaaacacaaatgcaaaAGTAATGtcacaaaatacaaatttataaaatataacttcATATTGGCAattgcttttttgtgttttttaggcaaaaaaaaaagcttgtgtAATTAATGAATACTGATTAAAGATATTACGTTTGTAATTAAGGGTTATTTGGTTTCGCAAGTTGAATATCtgtatgaaaaatgtaaaaaaaaaaaaaaaagttttataaaatacaggcgaaaattcaaaaaaatcaaataaaaaaagttccAAATCCCATATCTAATGTATCCAACTAACTCAGACCCTCGTCTGTCCTTCCATCAACGTGATACCAAACAgggtgtgtacatatatattttttttctcaataacaAACTATTAACAGTAATGGTAATTAtcttatatttacattaaaaaaaaaaaaaaaaaaaaacttgccacATTTAACGAGGCTGAAATTCTACCCCATCGGTAGTTTCTTATTTACAGGCCGTAGATCAGAAAAATTATACAGTTGTAACGGAAAGCAGGGAGTTATACACCCGAGTCCCGTCCGGAGACTTGGCTCCGTGAGTCAACAGTTCCTGAATGGTCATCCAATTGTCGAAAATCTTTTTGTTCCttttcttcatcatcttcttGTGGCTAAGGTCGATGATGCTGACTTCCTTATTGTCCTCCGTCGTTTGTTTCTCCTTCAGACATTCCAGCCGGCTCTGCATCATAAACTCTCTTCTCTTCCGCTGTTCGGTGGCTTTCCGAAGATGCTGCTTCCGTTCTTCTTTGCTCCAGTAACGTCCCATCTTCATCTCGCTCATGGCGTCGTCATCGGTTGTCATCCCGctcctctcttcctttatctttaTGGCTCTTTCCCTCAGCAGTTTATCCCTGACGGGCCGCTTTGTGATGTAGCGCGTCCCGTCGCTCCTCACCTTCACTTTCCATTCCATCCTTGGTTCCGTAGAATTAGACAAGTCTTTACACATGCTGACCAAACTCATCTGGCTCTGCGCGTACTCCACCGCCGATTTTTGCTGGATAAGCTGCATGTAGCTTTGATAATGCTGGGCGTGCGCCGGAATATGGGCATGTTTATAGGGCGAGTGGCGGTGCGATGGCGGCGCCATCGAGCTGGACAGTTTTTCAGAGGTGGTTTGGCTTTTGCCGAAATCCCCGGCTTTTCTGTCTCTATTCTCTGTTTGCTTGTTGGGGTCGAAATCCTTGGCAGGGAGGTGGTATCTGGCAGGACTGGATTCGCGGCTGCCACCGCTCGTCGGCAAGTTCTTCGGGACGGCGTTGCCAGCAGCCCCCTCGGCGTTCGGGCAGTTGAGGGCGTCAGCTGCCCTACGCAGTGAGTTTTCGGGTGAAATCTCCAAAGTCAGCGGCGTGCTGCGACAGCTTTCCCCTGTGTTGTAGGCACTTGAACTATCCTTGTCGGACTTCTCCGGCAGCTCTGTGATATCCGAAAGCTCGTGTCTACGCAAGTCAATGCTTGTGTTGTAGTTGCGGAAACCACTGTTGTGAAGCATCCACGAATCCCTGTATTGCTCCTTGAGCTGCTGCATTTTATGGGCCCGGACAATATTCAAACACTCAAGCTCAATGCTGTGAAGTTCTTCGTTGAGTATCTCCAGCTCCCTGTCTACACTTTCCTGATCGCTTCGACTGGTCTCCATGGTGCTGGTTTGGTAATACCGGCTTCGCTGGTTGGCGCTTTGCACTTGGCATTTAAGTTCGAGAAGCTCCCGGAACCTCTCGCACTCATCCATGGGGATACCCAGGAAATCGGCATCCGTGCAGTCCGCCGATATGAAGGACTCGTTGCTAAACTGCATATCTCCGCTGCCCAACGTGTCCTGACTGTACATTAGCTTCTTCTGACTCCCTAGCGTGTTTGAGGAGGTGGTGTGGTCGTCGGTAATATTCTCGTGCTCGGAGCTCTCATCGTTTCTAGTGCTGCCGTCTGTGCGTCCGACTCCACTGTCTTTCTCCAGCTGGTTGGACAAAATTGTAGCCGTATCTGTAGTTCCTTCATCTTCATCTagctttttctaaaataaataaaaaaatatataagaatattgcttttttttattgcttttgttacattgtatccataCAACACACATAATAAGGGTTTATTATAAGGGCAAAAATTAGGAATTATTCCTTTTAATTCAGGGCCAGATTTCTGAGGATCTGGACACAAGAACTCAAGGCTCGTACGGCTTGAATAGTAATGGATtgaacatggtaaaaaaaaaaaattaaaaaaaaaaagggtgaaaTTATTAGTCTAGGTGGCTATTATGGCTATTATAACGCTTCTCATGGtggccaaaaaaaataaagctcttGGCAAATATGTAGGCTGCGTTATGGGGGATTTCATTGTTTTCGACATATTGATGGCAATTggacaaattaaaaatgtatttttatcttaatgttttgttataaatacatttcagttattattgtatatattttttattattattgatctcgaaaataataaaaaaagaatccatGGAAATaattcagccttttttttttaatacttcgCACagattaatcattttaaattttacaCAAGATCGCTAACGTTAAATAAATCTcaggaaaaatattaatatgttttgaCCATagaatttatcttttttttcccccggaGAGCCTTTAATGAGAAACTTTGACAAATCCCTCCTGCTATCCATAACCTTATATAGTCATTAAAATAGCTGGTTAGTTTAATCCATGCGATGGAAACTGGGGATTGGAATATCGGATCTGACAAGAG is a genomic window of Spea bombifrons isolate aSpeBom1 chromosome 6, aSpeBom1.2.pri, whole genome shotgun sequence containing:
- the PDZRN3 gene encoding E3 ubiquitin-protein ligase PDZRN3 isoform X2, translated to MGFELDRFSGEVDPDFKCNLCNRVLEDPLTTPCGHVFCAGCVLPWVVQQGSCPVKCQRISAKELNHVLPLKSLILKLDIKCDNYSRGCDKVVKLQNLGEHTEMCDYSPAKCRNKGCNEVLNLKDMDAHMREYCEHRTVGICQKGCGLMLTFREQKFGDHCCLKAMKVQNSALQTKISGLETELKKRALRSSKREKSLLSQLSAVQNELQMTALRYQKKFTEYSARLDSLTKVVAPPCKDNQDGQSSEGIFVSKIVDNGPAAKEGGLQIHDKIIEVNGKDLSKATHDQAVEAFKTAKEPIVVQVLRRTPHPKIYSPTSGVQLADSGTQTEITFEHIMSLTKMTSPPPPVSALDPYLLTEQHSAAHEYFDPNDFMGSLHPDLDRDELELEEIDLYRLNSQDKLGLTVCYRTDDDDDTGIYVSEIDPNSIAAKDGRIREGDRIIQINGIDVHNHEEAVALLTSEDAKNVFLLVARPEIQLDEGWMDDARNDFLDDLHMDMLEEQHHQAMQFTASMLQQKKLDEDEGTTDTATILSNQLEKDSGVGRTDGSTRNDESSEHENITDDHTTSSNTLGSQKKLMYSQDTLGSGDMQFSNESFISADCTDADFLGIPMDECERFRELLELKCQVQSANQRSRYYQTSTMETSRSDQESVDRELEILNEELHSIELECLNIVRAHKMQQLKEQYRDSWMLHNSGFRNYNTSIDLRRHELSDITELPEKSDKDSSSAYNTGESCRSTPLTLEISPENSLRRAADALNCPNAEGAAGNAVPKNLPTSGGSRESSPARYHLPAKDFDPNKQTENRDRKAGDFGKSQTTSEKLSSSMAPPSHRHSPYKHAHIPAHAQHYQSYMQLIQQKSAVEYAQSQMSLVSMCKDLSNSTEPRMEWKVKVRSDGTRYITKRPVRDKLLRERAIKIKEERSGMTTDDDAMSEMKMGRYWSKEERKQHLRKATEQRKRREFMMQSRLECLKEKQTTEDNKEVSIIDLSHKKMMKKRNKKIFDNWMTIQELLTHGAKSPDGTRVYNSLLSVTTV
- the PDZRN3 gene encoding E3 ubiquitin-protein ligase PDZRN3 isoform X3 — its product is MGCRLCSLKRPDEEYRLLYEVCQVNGKDLSKATHDQAVEAFKTAKEPIVVQVLRRTPHPKIYSPTSGVQLADSGTQTEITFEHIMSLTKMTSPPPPVSALDPYLLTEQHSAAHEYFDPNDFMGSLHPDLDRDELELEEIDLYRLNSQDKLGLTVCYRTDDDDDTGIYVSEIDPNSIAAKDGRIREGDRIIQINGIDVHNHEEAVALLTSEDAKNVFLLVARPEIQLDEGWMDDARNDFLDDLHMDMLEEQHHQAMQFTASMLQQKKLDEDEGTTDTATILSNQLEKDSGVGRTDGSTRNDESSEHENITDDHTTSSNTLGSQKKLMYSQDTLGSGDMQFSNESFISADCTDADFLGIPMDECERFRELLELKCQVQSANQRSRYYQTSTMETSRSDQESVDRELEILNEELHSIELECLNIVRAHKMQQLKEQYRDSWMLHNSGFRNYNTSIDLRRHELSDITELPEKSDKDSSSAYNTGESCRSTPLTLEISPENSLRRAADALNCPNAEGAAGNAVPKNLPTSGGSRESSPARYHLPAKDFDPNKQTENRDRKAGDFGKSQTTSEKLSSSMAPPSHRHSPYKHAHIPAHAQHYQSYMQLIQQKSAVEYAQSQMSLVSMCKDLSNSTEPRMEWKVKVRSDGTRYITKRPVRDKLLRERAIKIKEERSGMTTDDDAMSEMKMGRYWSKEERKQHLRKATEQRKRREFMMQSRLECLKEKQTTEDNKEVSIIDLSHKKMMKKRNKKIFDNWMTIQELLTHGAKSPDGTRVYNSLLSVTTV